One window of Papaver somniferum cultivar HN1 chromosome 9, ASM357369v1, whole genome shotgun sequence genomic DNA carries:
- the LOC113312968 gene encoding uncharacterized protein LOC113312968, producing MGILSKTQPRNRFCSRASLFKITALLFIFSLFSLVLFKVDDTVSQIATGTKTVVGHNLGQTPWHRFPPKQLDEKNNTKYTKAANLIKCSYFTCLFSSNPGNTPLNHHHKLLNSSTCPSFYRWIHRDLEPWAQSKIAVGNLMEAQAHAAFRVVIYGGKLYVDFYYACTQTRAMFTIWGLLQLLRRYPGMIPDVDLMFDCMDRSSVSRKRYRPGRRWPPPPLFRYCTTDWEFDIPFPDWSFWGWPETNIQPWDKEFDNIKKGSGAQSWSNKTAHAYWKGNPYVASPVRMELLKCNDTKLWGAEVFIQDWIKEKQVGFKTCDLASQCKHRYKIYAEGFAWSVSLKYILSCGSLPLMINPVFQDFFSRGLVPKENYWPVTFSNLCRSIKFAVDWGNANPSQAEEIGKGAQDLMGTLNMERVYDYMYHLINEYSKLQNFKPVPPSTSQEVCMESVLCYANEREKGFLKGSIASPSLSMPCTLQSPDRELVENLIQKNRQIIDDVQEMERIQMEQNDTRNIVPASSMEQNDTKNIVPTPSMQPN from the exons ATGGGCATTTTATCCAAGACCCAGCCAAGAAATCGGTTTTGTTCAAGAGCTTCTCTCTTCAAAATCACAGCTCTCTTGTTTAtattttctctcttctctcttGTCCTATTTAAG GTGGATGATACGGTTTCTCAAATAGCAACCGGAACAAAAACAGTTGTAGGTCACAACTTGGGGCAAACGCCGTGGCATCGATTCCCGCCTAAACAGTTAGACGAGAAAAACAACACCAAGTACACCAAAGCTGCCAATTTGATAAAGTGCTCCTACTTCACCTGTCTGTTCAGCTCCAACCCCGGCAACACACCACTCAACCATCACCATAAACTACTCAACTCATCTACGTGTCCTTCTTTCTACCGTTGGATTCATCGTGATCTAGAACCGTGGGCTCAATCGAAAATAGCTGTGGGAAACTTGATGGAAGCCCAAGCCCATGCTGCTTTTCGGGTGGTGATTTACGGCGGAAAACTCTACGTGGATTTCTACTACGCGTGTACGCAGACGCGCGCCATGTTTACGATATGGGGTTTACTGCAGCTTCTGCGTAGGTATCCCGGGATGATACCGGACGTTGATCTAATGTTTGATTGTATGGACAGATCTTCTGTTAGCCGCAAGAGATATAGGCCAGGGAGAAGGTGGCCGCCACCACCGCTGTTTCGTTACTGCACCACTGACTGGGAGTTTGACATTCCGTTCCCCGATTGGTCATTTTGGGGGTG GCCCGAAACAAATATACAACCATGGGACAAGGAATTCGATAACATCAAGAAAGGAAGCGGAGCCCAAAGTTGGAGTAACAAAACTGCACATGCATACTGGAAAGGTAACCCGTATGTCGCGTCGCCGGTTCGAATGGAGTTATTGAAATGCAACGATACTAAGTTATGGGGAGCTGAAGTTTTTATCCAGGATTGGATCAAGGAAAAACAAGTTGGATTCAAGACATGCGATTTAGCAAGCCAGTGTAAACATAG GTACAAGATTTACGCCGAGGGGTTTGCATGGTCGGTAAGCTTGAAGTACATTCTTTCGTGCGGTTCGCTTCCGTTGATGATAAATCCGGTATTCCAAGATTTCTTTAGCCGTGGCCTTGTGCCCAAAGAAAATTATTGGCCTGTTACTTTTTCAAATCTATGTCGCTCCATAAAATTTGCTGTTGATTGGGGAAACGCAAACCCGTCACAG GCGGAGGAAATAGGTAAAGGAGCGCAAGACTTGATGGGAACTCTGAATATGGAAAGAGTTTACGACTATATGTATCACCTTATCAACGAATACTCGAAACTCCAAAACTTCAAACCAGTTCCACCATCAACTTCGCAGGAAGTGTGCATGGAGTCTGTTCTTTGTTATGCAAATGAAAGAGAGAAGGGATTTTTGAAAGGGTCGATTGCTTCGCCTTCGTTGTCAATGCCGTGTACATTACAATCGCCTGATCGTGAATTAGTAGAaaatttgattcaaaagaatcgacAAATAATTGATGATGTGCAAGAGATGGAGAGGATACAAATGGAACAGAATGACACGAGAAATATTGTACCAGCATCATCCATGGAACAGAATGACACGAAAAATATTGTACCAACACCGTCAATGCAACCAAACTAG
- the LOC113308966 gene encoding uncharacterized protein LOC113308966: MDEEQNHHHLPVSSASSSGSINEVPEVTTSSSSAASSRVQEEEEDNQHEQEQELLQTSSSRVSIVRYLNDPSNDDSWSCLAMLFTFWFFASMTLILGFYGPLNLRVGPNCSRLIQMNSFFISDIKVQELAGPADGLMLYSFHRPPPLDVETTWSETYNESLPAFTHAEWIFFLNKGSEINISYSVKSQGSVLFLVIAEGKENFIEWTQDPSYPNITSSWNIIQGTGVIQKKLSASSDYYVAVGNIDPVEVEVHLNLNIRAKLYNTTKAYFKCSLAKGPCVSYVSFMRTDVAVLTSSNLKQDPQGDDWYVKLSYGERWLSYILGSGIMTVLVLVVFKMCVKCQSAVDGTGYQQRNNLGYDSYQQRTNLGHDRSPLLVNKDDDLSSWGSSYCSGSNDEEDLEDSKIVGSLEGNSSKDGENSSSHRLCVVCFDAPRDCFFLPCGHCATCFTCGTRIAEEAGTCPICRRKMKKVKRIFAV, encoded by the exons ATGGATGAAGAACAAAATCATCACCATTTACCTGTCTCTTCTGCGTCTTCCAGCGGTTCCATAAATGAAGTTCCAGAAGTTACTACTTCATCAAGTTCAGCAGCATCTTCCCgagtacaagaagaagaagaagataaccaGCATGAACAAGAACAAGAGCTACTTCAGACGAGCTCCTCTCGTGTATCAATCGTTCGTTATcttaacgatccatcgaatgatgaTTCTTGGTCATGCCTTGCCATGCTTTTCACATTTTGGTTCTTCG CATCCATGACTTTGATTCTGGGTTTCTACGGACCTCTTAACTTGCGAGTAGGTCCTAATTGCTCCCGCCTCATACAGATGAACTCATTCTTCATAAGTGACATCAAG GTTCAAGAATTAGCAGGGCCGGCAGATGGACTTATGCTGTACAGTTTTCACCGCCCTCCTCCACTAGATGTCGAGACGACATGGTCTGAAACTTATAATGAGTCTTTACCAGCATTTACACATGCG GAGTGGATATTTTTTCTAAACAAAGGGTCTGAGATAAACATTTCATACAGTGTGAAATCTCAGGGTTCCGTTTTATTCCTTGTGATTGCTGAAG gaaaagaaaattttattgAATGGACGCAGGACCCTTCATATCCTAATATCACATCATCATGGAACATCATTCAGG GGACTGGTGTCATCCAAAAGAAACTTTCAGCGTCTTCTGATTATTATGTTGCAGTAGGAAACATAGATCCTGTGGAGGTTGAG GTGCACTTGAACCTCAATATCAGGGCTAAACTGTATAATACCACCAAGGCGTATTTCAAATGTTCCCTGGCCAAAGGTCCTTGTGTGTCATATGTCTCATTTATGCGAACAGATGTTGCTGTCTTGACCTCTTCTAATCTGAAACAG GATCCGCAAGGCGATGACTGGTATGTCAAACTTTCATATGGCGAAAGATGGCTGTCTTACATTCTTGGCTCAG GCATAATGACCGTACTCGTATTAGTGGTCTTCAAGATGTGTGTCAAGTGCCAATCCGCTGTTGATGGAACGGGTTATCAACAAAGAAATAACCTTGGATACGACAGCTATCAACAAAGAACTAACCTTGGACACGACAGAAGCCCGTTACTTGTAAACAAAGATGATGATCTCTCTAGTTGGGGTTCCTCTTACTGTTCTGGTTCTAATGACGAAGAGGATCTTGAAGACTCTAAAATTGTTGGTTCCCTAGAAGGAAACTCATCAAAAGACGGAGAAAACAGCAGCTCCCATCGACTATGTGTCGTTTGCTTTGATGCTCCGCGAGACTGCTTTTTCCTCCCCTGCGGACATTGTGCCACCTGTTTTACCTGCGGAACAAG GATTGCAGAAGAAGCTGGTACTTGTCCCATATGTCGCAGGaaaatgaagaaagtcaaaaggaTATTCGCCGTTTAA
- the LOC113309834 gene encoding UBP1-associated protein 2A-like: protein MAKKRKLPSTSAPKPSKEAKKEEPPPQQQEEEDEEQLEYNPEEEIEEEAVAEEEEEEVDEEVDEEEEEVEEDEEEEGGDDEEEETLKDENNSNTVQSGVGTSSNGDGNGENEEDNVVDDEEEVFENLIEPFTKTQLSDLLKEAAEKHPDVLESIRKLADVDPVHRKIFVHGLGWDTTAETLISVFKKYGEIEDCKAVCDKVSGKSKGYAFILFKRRSSAKKALKEPQKKIGSRMTACQLASAGPAPTPAAAVAAPPVSEYTARKIYVSNVGAEVDPQKLLAFFSRFGEIEEGPLGLDKQTGKPKGFALFVYRSTESARKALEEPHKTFDGTVLHCQKAVDGPKPNKSYFTPHQSNPQGGGHGRTGRGSHYPRNDHHKYSGGAGSHMPAAVPAGGHLMAQAYNPGHAQGLNPVLGQALTALLASGGGAAGLGMAANLLGMGAPVNPSVQMQGGYGNQPSALGSNAMAGYGTQPGMQGGYQNPQMGQPNAGRSQQGGGHMGGIPPYMGH from the coding sequence ATGGCTAAGAAGAGGAAGCTCCCTTCAACCTCTGCACCAAAACCTTCTAAAGAAGCCAAAAAAGAAGAACCACCACCAcaacagcaagaggaagaagacgaagaacaactcGAATACAAtcctgaagaagaaattgaagaagaagcggtagctgaagaagaggaagaagaggtaGATGAAGAGGtagacgaagaagaggaggaggtagaagaagatgaagaagaagaaggaggtgatgatgaggaagaggaaACCCTAAAAGATGAGAATAACTCGAACACAGTCCAATCGGGTGTCGGAACATCATCGAACGGCGATGGAAACGGAGAAAACGAAGAGGataatgttgttgatgatgaagaagaagtgtTTGAGAATCTTATCGAGCCATTTACAAAAACACAACTCTCAGATCTATTAAAAGAAGCAGCGGAGAAACATCCTGATGTTCTTGAATCGATTCGTAAACTTGCTGATGTTGATCCGGTTCATCGTAAGATATTTGTTCATGGACTTGGTTGGGATACAACTGCTGAAACCTTGATTAGTGTGTTTAAAAAGTACGGTGAGATTGAAGATTGCAAAGCTGTCTGTGATAAGGTATCTGGGAAATCAAAGGGTTATGCGTTTATTTTGTTTAAGCGGAGGAGTAGTGCCAAGAAGGCATTGAAAGAACCACAGAAAAAGATTGGAAGTCGAATGACTGCTTGTCAGTTAGCTTCTGCTGGACCAGCACCAACTCCAGCTGCTGCAGTTGCTGCTCCACCGGTTTCTGAATACACAGCTAGGAAGATTTATGTGAGCAATGTTGGTGCAGAGGTCGACCCACAGAAACTATTGGCTTTCTTTTCGAGATTTGGTGAGATTGAAGAGGGTCCATTAGGGTTGGACAAACAGACTGGAAAGCCTAAAGGGTTTGCACTTTTTGTTTATAGATCAACTGAGAGTGCAAGGAAGGCTTTAGAAGAACCACATAAGACATTTGATGGGACTGTTTTGCATTGTCAGAAGGCAGTCGATGGTCCTAAGCCAAACAAGTCATACTTCACGCCACATCAATCGAATCCGCAAGGTGGTGGCCATGGGCGCACTGGGCGAGGATCACATTACCCACGGAATGACCACCATAAGTATTCTGGCGGTGCAGGGAGTCATATGCCTGCTGCAGTACCAGCTGGAGGTCATTTGATGGCACAAGCTTATAATCCAGGTCATGCACAAGGTTTGAATCCAGTGTTAGGGCAGGCTTTAACGGCTTTACTGGCATCAGGGGGTGGTGCTGCTGGATTGGGGATGGCAGCGAATTTACTTGGAATGGGAGCACCCGTCAACCCATCTGTGCAAATGCAGGGTGGATATGGGAATCAGCCAAGTGCACTTGGATCTAATGCCATGGCTGGTTATGGAACTCAGCCTGGCATGCAGGGAGGATACCAAAACCCCCAAATGGGTCAGCCCAATGCTGGGAGGTCTCAACAGGGTGGTGGGCACATGGGCGGTATTCCACCTTATATGGGACACTAG